A region of the Flavobacteriaceae bacterium MAR_2010_188 genome:
CGGAGAACATTTAGATAACGACTCTTGGCATAGAGGCTTGAACGACACCATCGTTGCTGACATAAAAAATAGTTTTAAGCATAAGGATAGACTGCCATATTTTCAATTAACCCCGATAAGGAAACCCACTTTACAAACTAAAATTAAACAACTAATGGATGCAGGTGTGGTTTTATTGATAGGTACCGATAGTGGAATCCCAATGAAATTTCACAGTCAATCAACTTGGAATGAATTTGATGTATGGGTCAATGAATTTGGAATTGATCCTATGTATGCCATACGGGCCGCTACCTATTGGCCTTCTAAATGGATGGGAGTAGAAGAACAGGTAGGGACCATATCAGAAGGAAAATATGCCGACATCATAGCCGTTAAGGGTGATGTATTAAGGCATATTGATTTATTGAGCGATGTAGATATTATTATAAAGCATGGTAAGAGATACAAATAACCCTGCCTAATTTGTTCTTTCTTTCCTTACTTAGAGCATTAAAAAAAAAGCACTTGAGGAGTAAGTCTAGTCTTTAATCCCAGGCTGTTTTAAAGTGAAGTTTTCTTCAACTTTCGCTTTGTCTACCATGTCTTTTACCTCTGCCAAAAGTCTTTTCGCATCGTAAATGATTCCATCTTTGATGGTATATTTCACCCCGCCAACTCTGGTAACTTCATTATCATCAGTTAGCCTTATCGCGCCAGTACCATATAATACTTTAAAGTTGGCCAAAGGATTTTCTTCAACAATAACAAAATCTGCTAACTTCCCAACTTGAACCGAACCAATTTTATCTTCCCAGCCCAAAGCCTCTGCGCCATTTAAGGTGGCAGAACGGATTACTTCAAGAGGATGAAAACCAGCTTCTCTTAAAAGTTCCATTTCGCGGATATAGGCAAAACCATAAAGTTGGTAGATAAAACCAGAATCCGAACCAGTCGTAACTCTTCCGCCACGATTTTTATATTCATTTATAAATTGCATCCAAATATTAAAATTCCTCTTCCACGCAATCTCTTGGTCTGTACCCCAATCGTGCCAGTAACTTCCGTGGCTTACTTTACTTGGCTCATAAAACTTCCATAATGATGGCAAGGTGTAATCTTCGTGCCATTCGGCCCTTCGAGCGCCCATAAGATCACGACTCGCTTCATAAATATTAAAGGTGGGGTCTATTGTAAAATCTAATTCTAGCAATTCGTCCATAACGGCATTCCATTTTTCTGACCCTGGCTTGGCCGCTTGTTGCCATAGATTTCCGGCATTTTCAAAACGATGTTGTTCATTTTGATAATTGTAATCTGCTGGATAATCTTGTACCGTTCTATCATCAAAAAGCGCTTCTGGTAGTCCATACCAATGTTCCATTGATGTTAGTCCAGCTCTTGCTGAATGTAACACATTCCACCTTGCAACGCTTAACTGCGCGTGATGGCAAGCTGAGCCTAATCCAAGTTTTTTATTTTCGTTAAGTGCTGCTTCCATAACAGCTGGCTCTGCTCCAAAGAATTTTATTCCATCGGCACCATTTTTTGCATTATTCCGTACCCACTCCCGTGCTTGTTCTGCAGTGGTGATTTCGGTATCGTTTCCAGAACCGAAACCGACATAATCAAATAGTCTTGGTGCAACAATCTCATTTGCCGAACTTTGTTTTTTTAACTCTTTAGCCGGGATTCCACTTGCTTGTCTAACTGTAGTAACACCATGCGCCATCCAAAGCCTAAATACATATTCTGGAGATGCGCCTTGAGCTTTACCACCAATGTGCCCGTGCATATCTATAAATCCCGGTAAAAGATACATTCCGTTGGCGTCGAGCTCTTTGCCACCTTCCTTTAATTTTGGCCGGCCAGCTTCATCAATTGGCACTCCATCATAACCGACAACCTGAATGTCTTTGATTATATTATTTTCAACCACAATATCTATTGGTCCACGTGGAGGGGAACCATCACCGTTGATTAGGGTAACACCACGTATTATAAGTTGATTGTATGGACCATCTCCCAAATAATCTTGTTGGGAGAATGTGCTTATTGTAAACAGCACTAAGAGGGCGGTAACTAATTTTTTCATATTTGGTTTCTGGATTATAATCAATTTGGTGTTATTGTTTTGGTACGGATATTTCTTCACCTAAAAAGAGAGCATTTAAAAATAGCCTATTTGTGCCATACCAAGCTCCTCTAAAATTAGGATTGTCAGCGAACATAATTACCCTGCCACCTCCAATTGGGCTTATAATGATTGATGCTGAAGGTTTTAAGAATACCTCATAGTTTTCCGTAGAAATATAACCGTCTATGTGGGCGTTGTCCGTGTATTTTGCAACCGTGGAATATTCATTTTTACTGGGAGCGAGAAACACATTATTGTTCTTATAAACTGGAAGCTTCTTATCGTGATAGCCAAAACCTAATGGATGAGTGATGTCTAGGTCAACTTCAAAAATTGCTCCGCCCAATTCTTCACGTCCTAGATTTTCTGAAGCTTCTACATAGGGAAGTCTTTCTGCAATTTTTAAACTGTCCTTTTCTTTAGGTTTTGTAGTTAGTTCTTCTTTTACCAGTTTTTTATCAATTGCCCATTTTGAGCCTCCTGCAATGGTTACTAAAGTATTTCCTTTGCCAACCCATTCCTTAAGTTCTTTCACCTTTAGAGAATCAATGTCGTCATAACTTCCAGAAACCATTACCAGTGTATTATAATCCTCTAGGTCGGCGCGGCCGTAACTCGTCATCCTAATTTTTGAAATCGGCATGTCCATCCTTGTATCTAGCAAATGCCAAACTTCGCCAGCTTCGTAAGAACTTACACCTTCGCCGATAAGCATTGCGACTTTTGGTTTTTCTATCGATTTAAAGTTGGCGCTACCAAGGTCAATTCCTTTGGAGCTAAAACCCGTACTCACAGAATAAATTGGGACGCTATATTTCTCTTGAGCATCTTTCACGATTTGATAGACTTCATCAACCGATTTTTTCTGTTTGCTAACCGGAATTAACACCGAGCCATAATTAAAATCTTTTTCGCCCACATTGGTTTTGGTAGAAAAAGGTTTAAAGGCCGAAGCTCCTACCAATCCTTTGGACTGCATATAATAAAGAGCTGCAGGAGCATAATAATCGTCCCAGTCCATTATATAAGCGTAGCTCGTTTGAGGTACAGGTATTACTTTATTAATATTTTCGGTGTCTATAACTTCGTCACCCAACTTTAGGTTTTTAAGTCCAGTACTTTTCATATTGTAAAAGTTGGACATACTCCAAGCGGAAGCATCGTAAAAAACACTGTCGCGATATTTATTATAGGTTTCGAACATGGTCTGTACCATTCGGTGCTGAGGTTGAGCGACCGGTACTACATATTTTTCGCCACTTTTATAAACCTTTATTTCATGAAGTTTTAAAAAGTCGACAAATGCCTTATTTCTATTCTGGTCATACTTGTCCCCAAATTGGTAACCAATAAAACCGGATTTATCTTTTTGGTCAATTGCAGATTTAAAGAATTTCTGCTGATATTTTCTCAACATTTCTTTATTATCTACCGCTGCTTTAACTGTGGTCATGCTGGACGTATATTGATTTCTGATGGTAAAAGGAAAAGTAATAGTTCCATAATCAGTATCCTGTAAGTGACCTCGAGAACTTGCTTGTTCAAAAAGTAAGGCCAGCCCACCTTGAAGATCTGGATAGGAAGAACCATAACCTGGATAAGTTCCGTCAAATGCCTCCTTGGTAAAATAAAATGAACCGATATTGTCTAAAGCCGAAGCATAATAAGTTGCAAAAAGATCGTTAAGCTCCTGAAAATTTTCTTTTGGCATTATAGGATCTTGCGAGCCAATGGGTTTCATAGGCTCAAAGAAATAGTTACTTTCTGTACCCATTTCATGAAAATCCGTCACCACATTTGGGTACCACTCATGGTACCATTTCAATTTACCTTTACTTTCTGGGTTTACCGCTAAAAGCCAATCCCGGTTCAAATCAAACCAAAAATGATTGGTCCTTCCCCTTGGCCAAGCTTCATTATGTTCCGCATCGTAGGTATCGGATACTAATTGATTGGATTTATACTGGTTTGCCCATTGAGTATGTCGGTCACGACCATCCGGATTAATATTTGGGTCGATAAAAATCACCGAATTTTCAAGATAATTTTTCACTTCTGCGCTGTTGGAAGCGACCAAGGTATATGCGGTTAAAATGGCGGCTTCAGCCGAAGAAGGCTCGTTGCCATGCACGTTGTAACCCAATTGAATAAAAATCGGAACCTCGCCAAAGTTGGAAGGTGAAACCTTTGGGTCTACGAATTTTAGATGATTTTCTTTAATTGCTTCAAGGTTCGACATGTTGGTTTCCGACGAAATAGTTAGCATCACCAATTTTCGTTTCTCATGGGTAACACCATAGATCTCAATACTTACTTTGTCAGAAATATCGGCCAGTTTTTGAAAATAGGCGACAATCTGGTCGTGTCGTGTATGCTGCTCTCCGATACCGTAACCAAAAAATTCTTCAGGTGAAGGAATCGAAGCATCAAATGGTCCTTGGTCTTTTAAAAAGTAATCTTGGGCAAACGAACTTTGGATCATAAATAATGAAATTATTATGATACAAACATTGGGAATTTTTGTCATGAAGTTATTGTTGAAGAATTTCCCTTAAAAATAAGCAATTATTTTCGGGACAAAAACTAACTGACGAGGAGCAAGTAAACTTCTCTTTAATTTGAAAACACCAAGTCTTCTTTGTCAATCCTTAGCAGTTGAATTTTTTTGTCCTCAATCCCTAATTCATAGACAGAAATCTCTTGACGCTGATTAAATTTTCCCCAATTAAAATAAGTGGTCATCTTTAAGTAGGTGGGGAGAGGTTGCTTATTGCCATGATAGGTAAGATTAATAAGCCAAGTACCATCGCCAATATCATCTAAAAGATATTCTTTACTAGAATAACCTTTGGTTTTTTCCTCCATTATTAAGGAAGGATTATTTTCTAAGGAATGATCAAAAACATAAGACCGTAATTCTGGGTTAACAAACTCAATTTCGAACTCAGCTTCCGAGGTATTCCACTCAAAAACAAGACGGACATCATGATTAAATTCGTCCTTCTTTTCAAAACGAGGGACAAAGTTTTCTTTGATTTCAGTTTGATTGCTCCGATTATAGAACAGATATTCCATTTCATTATAGATAATGCTTCCGATGCCCTCACCATCAGTCTCACGGCCCTCTAAAATGTAATTCATATACAACCTCCAACCACGCTTAAATTGTTCATTTTCAATATAGGCATTGGCGACATCTCTATGACTTTGATTATAATCTGGTCTTAAATAGTAGATATTCTGATAGGTTTTTATCGCCTCTTTTTTCATTCCAAAAGCTTGATAATTGTAAGCAACTGCTTTAAGAACTTCAGAATTATCGGAATATCTGGTTTCTATGTCGCCTAAAATTTCTTTTGCTATGGTGGGGTCGTTATAACTTTGCAAAAACATTTTCGCAATTCCGATATGGTTTGAGTAATCCTTGGCTGAGTTTTTTATTGTTTCGAGATATTGATTATAAGCTATTGTTTTATCATCGAGGGATTGAAGTTCCTTTAAATAATCATTTGGTTTGGCCAATAAATCTTCACCCACTTCAGCATCATTAAAATAACGCTGATTGTTTTGATATTCTGCGGTGGCCTTAGCCCTTCCTGCGTTTTGCGCATCAAAATTACCGGTTTTTGTAGTTACCAGAATGACGCCACCCGCTGCGATACTTCCATAACGATTGGTCTGACCAACCGATTTTAAAACCCGGATATTCTCAATTGAATTAAGGTCAATTTGAGGCTCATCTTGGTAAATGACGCCATCTACATCCCAAATAGCAAATTGTGGAGTATTGATAGAGGATGAAGGTTTTACCACCAGTTTTTTGGTAGGTCTATCGTATCGTACGCCAGGCAATCTACCATCTAATGCTGCTCCCAAACTTTCGTATCCTGCGAGGATCGATGCACCGTCTATATAATCTGATCTATAGCCACTTTTTCTTGGGTCATAAGTTCCCATCGAAGTATTAAATACTTCATCTGCCTTTATAGAACGGTCGGTAATCTTGCCGCTTTTATTGTTGGTAGAAATGACAATTTCGTCAAGAGCATTATTAGCAGCCGCCATTTTGATATTAATAATTTTGGTCACATCTTCTACCATAACCGAAACTGATTTAAATGAGATATGGGAGAAAACTAGAATATCACCGGGACTGGCTGAAATCTTATATTTACCATTCTTGTCACTTACTGTTCCTTGATTCTTGTCTTTTATAGTAATTGAGACGGCAGGGACTGGTGCATTAAGATAGGTTATCTGGCCTGTGACGGTGTTTTTTTGATTGGCTTCTTGTTTGGTATCGTCAATCTTTTCTATCTTTTCCGTTTCATCGGTGATAGCATCTTCTTGATAAAAATTTTGATTTTTATAAATCTCAGTTGATTCTTTCACCTCCTTTTCTATGTACTCTGGAGAATTCACGGTTCTGACTATTACAACCGGCCCTCCCCATCTAACTGTACCTAGATTAGTATTTAGGACGAACACATCTTTTACCGAGGATATATCAATGAATGGCGGATTACCTTTAAATAATTGACCATCGATATCCCATTGTGTTGGTATATCGCCAGGTACTTTACCGTAAAGCGCCTCTTGTAAGGTTCTATATCCATTGGAGAGTAGTTCTCCACTGACATAGTACATTCTACCTGCTATTGCGTCAGGGTTGAATTCGCCCACAGATGTCATTAAAGTTTTTGGTCTCCTATTTTGAATATTATTTAGTGCGGTCTGGGTCAGCCGGGCGTTAACCACGACTTCATCCAACTTATTGTTTTTGTCGATCATCTCAATGTTAAGAACTGAAGTAACGTCCTCTACCAAAATTGAAACGGTCTTAAAGGAAACATGAGAGAATTCTAAAATATCTCCTTTTCTCGCGTCAATAGAGTAATTACCTGTCTCATCAGTGAGAGTCCCGCGTTGCGTTTGCTTTGCTACAATAGTAACATTAGATATTGGCGAACCGAGGTAGGTTATTTTTCCGGAGATTGTTTGGTAATCCTCGTTCTCGTTGTTAGTGATTTGGCAAAATCCCAAATTTATTGTTAAGCACAGGAGAAAAAAAGGAAAAAAGGTTTTCATCACCTTGGCATTTAGAGTTATACAGTTTCAAGGTAACAATTTTATTTCAATAGAAAGAACAAATTCATTAAGTCGCTAAACACTTTTTATATCATTGCTCAATATATCTTCTATAATCATTTTTGCATGCACTCTAGAATTTTCTATAAACCATTTATGGGTTTCCATTCCGCCACAAATAACTCCAGCGAGATAGAGACCTTCAACATTAGATTCCATAGTAGATTCGTCATAATCTGGATGGCGGTTATCTTCATCTGAAATATGAATCCCGCTTGACTTTAGAAATTTGAAATCCGGTCGGTAACCGGTTAGGGCCAGAACATAATCGTTTTCTAATTCTAAGCTTCCACCAGGGGTTTTTATGGTTACAGTTTTAGGTTTTATTTCTTCAATTTCAGAATTAAAATAAGCTTTGATACTACCTTCTTTAATCCGATTTTCCATATCTGGTTTCACCCAATATTTTACTCTCTCGCCAATTGCTTCACCTCTAACCACCATAGTCACGTCACCACCTTTTCGCCAAATCTCCAAAGCCGCATCGACCGAAGAGTTGCTTGCCCCAACCACGATTACCTTTTGCATAACGTAGGCATGTGCTTCACGGTAGTAGTGGGTGACTTTGTCCAAGTCTTCACCAGGAACCTCCAAATATTTTGGAATATCATAAAAACCTGTGGCAATAACCACTTTTCTCGATTGATAAGTTTGTTTATCGCTTTCAATCGTAAAAAGGTGCTCAGTTTTTTTAATATTTACAACCAGTTCGTAGAGATTTATATTTAAGTTGTTAGAAACCGCCACACGTCGGTAATATTCTAAAGCTTCGTCCCGATGCGGCTTGGGATTGTTACTGATAAATGGAATTTCGTCTATTTCTAACTTCTCTGAAGTTGAAAAAAAACTCATATTAAGCGGATAATTATAAATAGAATTAGTAAGCGCCCCTTTTTCTATAACCAAGTACTTCAATTTTGCCTTATGACACTCTAAAGCCATAGCAATTCCTATTGGTCCGGCGCCTATAATTACAACATCAAATATTTTATTTTCATCCATTAAACCGGGCTTGTTATTATACTTTTCTTTAAAAATAAAAGCAAAAGTACACATATTGCGGCTAGTAATGTAATGACAATCCAAGTCTGGTTAAACCCGATATGTTCTACCATTTGCAGTCCAGAATTATGACCGAAAATATGA
Encoded here:
- a CDS encoding CarboxypepD_reg-like domain-containing protein; the protein is MKTFFPFFLLCLTINLGFCQITNNENEDYQTISGKITYLGSPISNVTIVAKQTQRGTLTDETGNYSIDARKGDILEFSHVSFKTVSILVEDVTSVLNIEMIDKNNKLDEVVVNARLTQTALNNIQNRRPKTLMTSVGEFNPDAIAGRMYYVSGELLSNGYRTLQEALYGKVPGDIPTQWDIDGQLFKGNPPFIDISSVKDVFVLNTNLGTVRWGGPVVIVRTVNSPEYIEKEVKESTEIYKNQNFYQEDAITDETEKIEKIDDTKQEANQKNTVTGQITYLNAPVPAVSITIKDKNQGTVSDKNGKYKISASPGDILVFSHISFKSVSVMVEDVTKIINIKMAAANNALDEIVISTNNKSGKITDRSIKADEVFNTSMGTYDPRKSGYRSDYIDGASILAGYESLGAALDGRLPGVRYDRPTKKLVVKPSSSINTPQFAIWDVDGVIYQDEPQIDLNSIENIRVLKSVGQTNRYGSIAAGGVILVTTKTGNFDAQNAGRAKATAEYQNNQRYFNDAEVGEDLLAKPNDYLKELQSLDDKTIAYNQYLETIKNSAKDYSNHIGIAKMFLQSYNDPTIAKEILGDIETRYSDNSEVLKAVAYNYQAFGMKKEAIKTYQNIYYLRPDYNQSHRDVANAYIENEQFKRGWRLYMNYILEGRETDGEGIGSIIYNEMEYLFYNRSNQTEIKENFVPRFEKKDEFNHDVRLVFEWNTSEAEFEIEFVNPELRSYVFDHSLENNPSLIMEEKTKGYSSKEYLLDDIGDGTWLINLTYHGNKQPLPTYLKMTTYFNWGKFNQRQEISVYELGIEDKKIQLLRIDKEDLVFSN
- a CDS encoding Zinc carboxypeptidase, which translates into the protein MIQSSFAQDYFLKDQGPFDASIPSPEEFFGYGIGEQHTRHDQIVAYFQKLADISDKVSIEIYGVTHEKRKLVMLTISSETNMSNLEAIKENHLKFVDPKVSPSNFGEVPIFIQLGYNVHGNEPSSAEAAILTAYTLVASNSAEVKNYLENSVIFIDPNINPDGRDRHTQWANQYKSNQLVSDTYDAEHNEAWPRGRTNHFWFDLNRDWLLAVNPESKGKLKWYHEWYPNVVTDFHEMGTESNYFFEPMKPIGSQDPIMPKENFQELNDLFATYYASALDNIGSFYFTKEAFDGTYPGYGSSYPDLQGGLALLFEQASSRGHLQDTDYGTITFPFTIRNQYTSSMTTVKAAVDNKEMLRKYQQKFFKSAIDQKDKSGFIGYQFGDKYDQNRNKAFVDFLKLHEIKVYKSGEKYVVPVAQPQHRMVQTMFETYNKYRDSVFYDASAWSMSNFYNMKSTGLKNLKLGDEVIDTENINKVIPVPQTSYAYIMDWDDYYAPAALYYMQSKGLVGASAFKPFSTKTNVGEKDFNYGSVLIPVSKQKKSVDEVYQIVKDAQEKYSVPIYSVSTGFSSKGIDLGSANFKSIEKPKVAMLIGEGVSSYEAGEVWHLLDTRMDMPISKIRMTSYGRADLEDYNTLVMVSGSYDDIDSLKVKELKEWVGKGNTLVTIAGGSKWAIDKKLVKEELTTKPKEKDSLKIAERLPYVEASENLGREELGGAIFEVDLDITHPLGFGYHDKKLPVYKNNNVFLAPSKNEYSTVAKYTDNAHIDGYISTENYEVFLKPSASIIISPIGGGRVIMFADNPNFRGAWYGTNRLFLNALFLGEEISVPKQ
- a CDS encoding thioredoxin reductase (NADPH); amino-acid sequence: MDENKIFDVVIIGAGPIGIAMALECHKAKLKYLVIEKGALTNSIYNYPLNMSFFSTSEKLEIDEIPFISNNPKPHRDEALEYYRRVAVSNNLNINLYELVVNIKKTEHLFTIESDKQTYQSRKVVIATGFYDIPKYLEVPGEDLDKVTHYYREAHAYVMQKVIVVGASNSSVDAALEIWRKGGDVTMVVRGEAIGERVKYWVKPDMENRIKEGSIKAYFNSEIEEIKPKTVTIKTPGGSLELENDYVLALTGYRPDFKFLKSSGIHISDEDNRHPDYDESTMESNVEGLYLAGVICGGMETHKWFIENSRVHAKMIIEDILSNDIKSV
- a CDS encoding Amidohydrolase family protein — its product is MKKLVTALLVLFTISTFSQQDYLGDGPYNQLIIRGVTLINGDGSPPRGPIDIVVENNIIKDIQVVGYDGVPIDEAGRPKLKEGGKELDANGMYLLPGFIDMHGHIGGKAQGASPEYVFRLWMAHGVTTVRQASGIPAKELKKQSSANEIVAPRLFDYVGFGSGNDTEITTAEQAREWVRNNAKNGADGIKFFGAEPAVMEAALNENKKLGLGSACHHAQLSVARWNVLHSARAGLTSMEHWYGLPEALFDDRTVQDYPADYNYQNEQHRFENAGNLWQQAAKPGSEKWNAVMDELLELDFTIDPTFNIYEASRDLMGARRAEWHEDYTLPSLWKFYEPSKVSHGSYWHDWGTDQEIAWKRNFNIWMQFINEYKNRGGRVTTGSDSGFIYQLYGFAYIREMELLREAGFHPLEVIRSATLNGAEALGWEDKIGSVQVGKLADFVIVEENPLANFKVLYGTGAIRLTDDNEVTRVGGVKYTIKDGIIYDAKRLLAEVKDMVDKAKVEENFTLKQPGIKD